Proteins from one Rosa chinensis cultivar Old Blush chromosome 7, RchiOBHm-V2, whole genome shotgun sequence genomic window:
- the LOC112179027 gene encoding probable arabinosyltransferase ARAD2 — MSSMSEKSRIPSRFISSLITVSVFLLVLSSVFLLQSGNTSFIPRSVFELMLVNGTSVYFEPHVKKEPFKLPFLSSEVPQVDAIKPLKRISESACQVSDSSKKVESVERKKMMICDSKQARLRVFMYELPPEFHFGLLGWKGMENQTWPQHIPPYPGGLNLQHSIEYWLTLDLLSSDNLNVVRPCTVVRVHNSSEADFIFVPFFSSLSYNRHSKLHEKEKVSVNKRLQDKLVQFLMGRNEWKRKGGKDHLIVAHHPNSMLDARKKLGSAMFVLADFGRYPAEIANLGKDIIAPYRHLVTTVPSSKSATFKERPILVYFRGAIYRKDGGVIRQELYHLLKDEKDVDFTFGSIGGNGVRKATQGMASSKFCLNIAGDTPSSNRLFDAIASHCVPVIISDEIELPFEDVLDYSQFCIFVRGADAVKKGYLLKLLRGINKDKWTKMWERLKEVVHHFEYQYPSLPDDAVDMIWQAVSRKISSLQFKYHRKKRYDRSQLV; from the exons ATGTCATCAATGTCAGAAAAGAGTAGGATTCCGTCAAGATTCATTTCCTCCTTGATAACAGTTTCTGTGTTCCTTTTAGTTCTTTCTTCTGTGTTCCTTCTTCAATCTGGCAATACATCTTTCATTCCCAGATCAGTATTTGAGCTTATGCTTGTTAATGGCACATCAGTGTACTTTGAGCCTCATGTGAAAAAGGAACCATTTAAACTTCCTTTCCTCTCTTCTGAGGTTCCCCAAGTTGATGCTATAAAACCCTTAAAAAGAATAAGTGAATCAGCTTGTCAAGTTTCGGATTCGAGTAAGAAAGTGGAATctgtagaaagaaagaaaatgatgatCTGTGACTCGAAGCAGGCTCGTTTGAGGGTATTTATGTATGAGTTGCCTCCTGAATTTCACTTTGGGTTATTGGGTTGGAAGGGAATGGAGAATCAAACATGGCCACAGCACATCCCACCTTACCCAGGCGGGCTGAATTTACAGCACAGTATAGAATATTGGCTCACCCTTGATCTTTTATCATCAGATAACCTAAATGTGGTCAGACCTTGTACAGTAGTCAGGGTGCACAATTCAAGTGAAGctgattttatttttgtgcCATTCTTCTCATCTCTGAGTTACAACCGGCATTCTAAGCTTCATGAGAAGGAGAAAGTCAGTGTCAACAAGAGGTTGCAGGACAAGTTGGTGCAGTTTTTGATGGGCCGGAATGAATGGAAAAGAAAGGGTGGAAAGGATCATTTAATAGTTGCTCATCATCCAAATAGCATGTTGGATGCAAGAAAGAAATTGGGTTCTGCCATGTTCGTGCTTGCAGATTTTGGAAGATATCCTGCTGAAATAGCAAATCTTGGGAAGGATATAATCGCGCCTTACAGACATTTGGTGACGACTGTTCCCAGCAGCAAATCAGCCACATTCAAGGAGCGCCCTATACTAGTGTATTTCCGAGGAGCAATTTACAGAAAAGAT GGAGGAGTAATTCGCCAAGAATTGTATCATCTTCTCAAAGACGAGAAAGATGTAGACTTCACTTTTGGTAGCATTGGAGGAAATGGTGTTCGCAAGGCAACCCAAGGAATGGCCTCATCAAAGTTTTGCCTAAATATAGCTGGCGATACCCCATCCTCAAATCGCCTATTCGATGCCATTGCTAGTCATTGTGTTCCAGTAATAATTAGCGATGAGATTGAGCTACCATTTGAAGATGTCTTAGACTACTCACAATTTTGCATATTTGTTCGAGGGGCTGATGCTGTAAAGAAGGGTTACCTACTGAAACTTCTTCGAGGAATAAACAAAGACAAGTGGACCAAAATGTGGGAAAGGTTGAAGGAAGTTGTACATCATTTCGAATATCAATATCCCTCCCTGCCTGATGATGCTGTTGATATGATTTGGCAGGCAGTTTCTCGCAAGATATCCTCTCTACAATTTAAATATCACAGGAAGAAGAGATACGACAGGTCTCAACTTGTTTAA